From a single Georhizobium profundi genomic region:
- a CDS encoding DUF3168 domain-containing protein: MTDPVLELQGAIVARLMADPAVTSLVGDRVFDNVPAGASYPYVSMGPSDALSDDVDCITGFEIMFQVDAWSDAVGFPEVRRVADAVRSALLASDLSLVENALVTFEHRQTRVMRDRNGLTSHAAITFTAFAEQP, from the coding sequence ATGACGGACCCGGTTCTGGAATTGCAGGGTGCGATCGTCGCGCGCCTCATGGCCGATCCTGCAGTCACCAGTCTCGTCGGGGACCGCGTCTTCGACAATGTGCCGGCGGGTGCCTCCTATCCCTATGTCAGCATGGGGCCGAGCGACGCGCTTTCGGACGATGTCGACTGCATTACCGGCTTCGAAATCATGTTCCAAGTCGACGCCTGGTCGGACGCGGTCGGCTTTCCAGAAGTGCGGCGCGTGGCTGATGCCGTCCGGAGCGCGCTCCTAGCTTCCGACCTTTCTCTTGTCGAGAACGCACTTGTCACGTTCGAGCATCGTCAGACGCGCGTGATGCGTGACCGCAACGGCCTCACATCGCATGCGGCGATTACGTTCACCGCGTTCGCGGAACAACCCTGA
- a CDS encoding phage portal protein, whose amino-acid sequence MNWLSRMLGLGGKKDVEPWRGGQASSENADNFVTNQITVAEYRDQRLSAANAAIGLSATWACVQLIAGTIASLPLMVYRTDAKGIRTVARDHPLYFVLHDSPNFDQTAVDFWEVMAASIELYGNAYAVMERRTGGILNALHPIRPDIVKVQRRSDGALEYAWIENGRRIVKTGDEILHIRGPLGDAVSGASTLSVCRTVFDDALAAENAAGSMFQNGVNPSGILSTNENVRLSKEQREELETLLQQKYMGSIRQGRPMLLDNGLKWEQLSINPHDAQMLESRKFSGEQVCRLFGVPPAMVGFGDKASNWGTGKEVDILGFQKFTLRKRLKRLEQSLLKQLVPLAERRAQGITIEFNLEGLLRGDTASRYEAYEKAIRMGLRSRNECRALENLPPIEGGDVITVQMQDIPLADAVNGDRDGQEDSTRS is encoded by the coding sequence ATGAATTGGCTCTCTAGAATGCTCGGTCTCGGTGGAAAGAAGGATGTCGAGCCGTGGCGCGGCGGGCAGGCGTCGTCGGAAAACGCCGACAATTTCGTGACCAATCAGATTACCGTCGCGGAGTATCGCGATCAGCGTCTCTCCGCTGCCAATGCCGCCATCGGACTATCGGCGACCTGGGCATGTGTGCAGCTGATCGCCGGGACCATCGCATCGTTGCCGCTGATGGTCTATCGGACCGATGCCAAGGGCATCCGGACTGTAGCGAGGGATCATCCTCTCTACTTCGTGCTGCATGACAGCCCAAATTTCGATCAGACAGCCGTCGATTTCTGGGAGGTCATGGCCGCTAGCATCGAGCTCTACGGCAACGCATATGCCGTGATGGAGCGTCGGACAGGCGGCATTCTCAATGCTTTGCATCCGATCCGCCCGGACATCGTCAAGGTTCAACGTCGGAGCGACGGAGCCCTCGAATATGCCTGGATCGAGAACGGGCGCCGCATCGTCAAGACCGGCGACGAGATCTTGCACATTCGAGGCCCTCTTGGTGACGCCGTTTCTGGTGCGTCGACGCTGTCGGTGTGCCGCACGGTATTCGATGACGCATTGGCCGCCGAGAATGCTGCCGGTTCGATGTTTCAGAACGGCGTCAATCCGAGCGGTATTCTGAGCACCAATGAAAATGTCCGCCTGTCCAAAGAGCAGCGCGAGGAACTGGAGACGCTGCTTCAGCAAAAATACATGGGCTCGATCCGTCAGGGCAGGCCGATGCTGCTCGATAATGGGCTCAAGTGGGAGCAGCTGTCGATCAATCCCCATGACGCGCAGATGCTCGAAAGCCGCAAATTCAGCGGTGAACAGGTCTGCCGACTTTTCGGCGTTCCGCCCGCGATGGTGGGGTTCGGCGACAAGGCATCCAATTGGGGAACCGGCAAGGAGGTCGACATCCTCGGTTTCCAGAAATTCACCCTGCGCAAGCGCCTGAAGCGACTGGAGCAATCCCTCCTCAAGCAGCTGGTGCCGCTTGCCGAGCGCCGCGCGCAGGGGATCACCATCGAGTTCAATCTCGAAGGCCTGCTGCGCGGTGATACGGCAAGCCGATATGAGGCCTACGAAAAGGCCATCCGGATGGGTCTGCGCAGCCGCAATGAGTGCCGTGCTCTGGAAAATCTCCCGCCGATCGAAGGCGGTGACGTGATCACCGTGCAAATGCAGGACATCCCGCTTGCCGACGCCGTCAATGGAGACCGTGATGGACAAGAAGACAGCACCCGTTCTTGA
- a CDS encoding HK97-gp10 family putative phage morphogenesis protein: MGLSDGRERLAGMTVKILNRARLERKLRAMSANAKREIRAALEVSAAEIVALAKSLVPVGDTGELRDSIGWTWGRAPKGSMTLGRVAADSLGADLTITIYAGNSEAFYARWVEFGTEKAAAQPYFYPAYRALRRRVRSRTRRAVNKAGKEAAKA; this comes from the coding sequence ATGGGTCTATCTGACGGTCGAGAGCGGCTCGCCGGCATGACGGTCAAGATCCTCAACCGGGCGCGGCTGGAACGGAAGCTAAGGGCCATGTCGGCGAATGCCAAGCGCGAGATCCGCGCGGCGCTGGAAGTGAGTGCTGCCGAGATCGTGGCGCTTGCAAAATCGCTTGTTCCAGTCGGCGACACCGGAGAGCTGCGCGATTCGATCGGCTGGACTTGGGGCCGCGCGCCTAAGGGCAGCATGACGCTTGGACGCGTTGCGGCTGACAGCCTCGGCGCCGATCTCACGATCACGATATATGCCGGCAACAGCGAGGCGTTTTATGCCCGATGGGTTGAGTTCGGCACGGAGAAGGCTGCGGCCCAACCCTATTTCTATCCAGCCTATCGCGCTCTGCGCCGGCGTGTTCGCAGCCGGACCCGGCGCGCGGTCAACAAGGCTGGCAAAGAGGCAGCGAAAGCATGA
- a CDS encoding phage tail tube protein: MSQPTTTKGGRFRVLLGAGSAPIVYAAPCGFLSKSLTMTKGLEDVQLPDCEDPDKVPWLGRDATSLGMTISGEGVLASESVETWLDAWESTDSVPVKVEIEFPAKTITWTGFMQVATLTTGHPTAQGRVTNQVEMSSDGEMVRTVTPAAP; the protein is encoded by the coding sequence ATGTCTCAACCCACCACGACGAAGGGGGGACGCTTTCGCGTGCTCCTCGGCGCCGGCAGCGCACCCATCGTCTATGCCGCGCCATGCGGCTTTCTTTCCAAGTCTCTGACCATGACAAAAGGTCTGGAGGACGTGCAGCTGCCGGACTGCGAAGATCCCGACAAGGTGCCGTGGCTCGGACGCGATGCAACCAGCCTCGGCATGACGATTTCAGGTGAAGGCGTCCTCGCCTCGGAATCAGTTGAGACATGGCTCGACGCTTGGGAAAGCACCGACTCGGTTCCGGTCAAGGTCGAGATCGAGTTTCCGGCCAAGACCATCACCTGGACGGGCTTCATGCAGGTGGCGACGCTGACGACGGGGCACCCAACCGCGCAGGGCCGTGTCACCAATCAGGTCGAAATGTCGAGCGATGGCGAGATGGTTCGCACCGTCACGCCGGCGGCGCCATGA
- a CDS encoding gene transfer agent family protein — translation MSRSATVELTWADGDYTFRLGWGELVRLQEACDAGPYFVLGRLQDGTWRMQDISETLRLGLIGGGKAPADATKLVKAWVQDRPPMENLAFAQGVLGAALMGSTDETPGEIGAGNLKDSSSTLSPEAS, via the coding sequence ATGAGCCGCAGCGCGACTGTCGAGCTCACCTGGGCGGATGGTGATTACACCTTCCGCCTCGGTTGGGGTGAGCTGGTACGGCTTCAGGAAGCCTGCGACGCAGGGCCGTATTTCGTGCTTGGCCGCCTGCAGGACGGCACCTGGCGGATGCAGGATATCTCCGAAACGCTTCGCCTCGGCCTCATCGGCGGCGGCAAGGCGCCCGCCGACGCGACAAAGCTCGTCAAGGCTTGGGTGCAGGATCGTCCGCCCATGGAAAACCTCGCCTTTGCCCAGGGTGTGCTCGGTGCGGCCCTGATGGGGTCGACGGACGAAACGCCGGGGGAGATTGGGGCGGGAAATCTGAAGGACAGCTCCTCGACTCTCTCCCCAGAGGCAAGCTGA
- a CDS encoding head-tail connector protein translates to MPFDPVRISAPTEAPVTLDEVKAHLRVVERDDAGNALQHEDDALIQSYIDAAVSHLDGWSGVLGRCLVEQTWRADFAAFTQCMRLPLAPVLSIASVRYRLPDGTISTVAADNYALELQGGGSALVWFKSKFSRPSNLYERRPVSIEFVAGYGVASNVPAALKHAIMMMVAHWYQHAEAVGQVSFEELPFAVSALTSPFRRISL, encoded by the coding sequence ATGCCGTTCGATCCCGTTCGCATCAGCGCGCCAACCGAAGCACCCGTCACGCTCGACGAGGTGAAGGCTCATCTGCGCGTTGTCGAACGGGATGACGCTGGAAACGCTCTTCAGCATGAAGACGATGCTCTGATCCAGAGTTACATCGATGCGGCGGTCAGCCACCTCGATGGCTGGTCAGGCGTTCTCGGCCGTTGTCTCGTGGAGCAGACTTGGCGGGCAGACTTTGCAGCATTCACTCAATGCATGCGCTTGCCACTGGCTCCGGTCTTGAGCATCGCCTCGGTTCGATATCGGCTGCCGGACGGCACGATATCGACGGTGGCCGCTGACAATTATGCACTCGAGCTGCAAGGCGGCGGATCTGCGCTCGTGTGGTTCAAGAGCAAATTCTCTCGCCCCTCAAACCTCTACGAGCGCAGGCCGGTGTCGATCGAGTTCGTCGCAGGCTATGGCGTCGCCAGCAACGTTCCGGCTGCACTGAAGCACGCGATCATGATGATGGTCGCACACTGGTACCAACATGCTGAAGCTGTTGGCCAGGTGTCGTTCGAAGAGCTGCCTTTCGCAGTGAGTGCCCTGACATCACCATTCAGAAGGATTTCACTCTGA
- a CDS encoding phage major capsid protein produces the protein MAGHRMAAVYGGSIAFVAATMAMMPFGPRIVFDAPDRSGGGGKSAAELAAEVRKDFETKHDKVKEIAEKALAEAEKGVPLAGTAKELADQALLGMNEAKARLDELEQKMARRGNPSDSAQTAGQRFVEDDGFKTFAGQTRPRGRHIVEVKDISSLTTDAAGSVGTLVQPDRVAPVDLPRRRMTIRALIAPGNTTSNSVEYDKEKGFTNNAAPVAEGAQKPQSEIQYEEATAPVRTIAHWMRASVQILADAPGLRSMIDNRLRYGLAYIEEVQILNGSGVGQNLSGLVTEATTFAAPGALVADQKIDTVRLGMLQVALAEYPPNGVVLNPIDWAFIEMMKDEHGRYLIGNPQGTLNPTLWGLPVIATQAMAQDKFLAGAFDLAAQIFDRQDATVEVSTEDQDNFVKNKVTIRAEERLALAIYRPEALVYGDLTPPAPPTP, from the coding sequence ATGGCGGGACATAGAATGGCTGCCGTTTACGGCGGCTCGATCGCGTTCGTTGCGGCGACGATGGCAATGATGCCTTTCGGGCCGCGCATTGTTTTCGACGCACCGGATCGTTCCGGCGGTGGCGGGAAGTCCGCGGCCGAGCTTGCGGCCGAGGTCAGGAAGGACTTCGAGACGAAGCACGACAAGGTCAAGGAAATCGCCGAAAAGGCGCTTGCTGAAGCCGAAAAGGGTGTGCCTCTGGCAGGCACTGCCAAGGAACTTGCCGATCAGGCATTGCTCGGCATGAACGAAGCTAAAGCCCGGCTGGATGAGCTCGAGCAGAAGATGGCCCGTCGTGGAAATCCATCTGACAGTGCTCAGACGGCGGGTCAGCGCTTCGTCGAGGACGATGGATTCAAGACATTTGCAGGCCAGACGCGTCCGCGTGGCCGGCACATTGTCGAGGTGAAGGACATCTCGTCGCTCACCACGGATGCCGCAGGCTCGGTTGGAACGTTGGTTCAGCCGGATCGGGTTGCTCCAGTCGATCTGCCACGTCGGCGTATGACCATTCGCGCGCTGATTGCACCGGGGAACACGACCTCGAATTCCGTCGAGTACGACAAGGAAAAAGGCTTCACGAACAACGCGGCTCCGGTTGCCGAAGGTGCACAGAAGCCCCAATCCGAAATCCAGTACGAAGAAGCGACGGCACCAGTGCGAACGATCGCTCACTGGATGCGCGCTTCGGTGCAGATTCTGGCAGATGCGCCCGGCCTGCGATCCATGATCGACAACCGGCTGCGATACGGCCTCGCCTATATCGAAGAGGTGCAAATCCTCAACGGCAGTGGCGTGGGACAGAACCTTTCGGGCCTGGTCACGGAAGCCACCACCTTCGCTGCTCCAGGCGCGCTAGTAGCAGACCAGAAGATCGATACCGTTCGTCTCGGAATGCTCCAGGTAGCGCTGGCCGAATATCCGCCAAACGGGGTTGTACTCAATCCCATCGATTGGGCCTTCATCGAAATGATGAAAGATGAGCACGGGCGCTACCTGATTGGAAATCCTCAGGGAACTCTCAATCCGACGCTTTGGGGTCTTCCCGTCATTGCAACCCAGGCCATGGCTCAGGACAAGTTCCTGGCAGGCGCCTTCGATCTGGCTGCTCAGATCTTCGACCGGCAGGACGCGACGGTCGAGGTCTCCACGGAAGACCAGGACAATTTCGTGAAGAACAAGGTGACAATCCGTGCGGAAGAGCGCCTGGCGCTCGCGATCTACCGGCCTGAGGCCCTGGTCTACGGCGATCTGACGCCGCCGGCGCCGCCGACGCCCTGA
- a CDS encoding head-tail adaptor protein produces MPSNSISAGDLKHRVAFDKRAQVHDGFGNKQAAFQEEFSCRAAFSHRGGSEAVMAARLEGRHVLGVYVRSSENTRHIGSDWRMRDVRTGVVYAIDVVDAVTDRQWVYLTVESGSPA; encoded by the coding sequence ATGCCGAGCAATAGCATCAGCGCCGGGGATCTGAAGCATCGGGTGGCGTTCGATAAACGGGCGCAGGTCCATGACGGCTTCGGCAACAAGCAAGCTGCCTTCCAGGAGGAGTTTTCCTGCCGGGCCGCTTTTAGCCATCGTGGCGGTTCCGAGGCCGTTATGGCGGCGCGGCTCGAAGGGCGGCATGTGCTCGGCGTCTATGTGCGTTCATCCGAAAACACGCGACATATCGGGTCAGACTGGCGGATGCGGGACGTGCGGACGGGCGTCGTCTACGCGATTGACGTCGTGGACGCTGTGACGGATCGCCAATGGGTCTATCTGACGGTCGAGAGCGGCTCGCCGGCATGA
- a CDS encoding DUF2163 domain-containing protein: MSLDPAIEDALEGGQLGRFDLIRFDLPGKSVGYHRGARPLLFNGMTYQPNKWLEMGELSGELGVAVTARTIVFSGVPTENADDAIAALESYDYTNAPVIISHLAVDIESGEVLGLLASSIYEINEVSYEQGAAGADGARSLTVSIELEPPGRSARGQTSVKRSPAEQQFDNDPNDTSLEYVATSTRWPERWGQQGG; the protein is encoded by the coding sequence ATGAGCCTCGATCCCGCTATCGAAGATGCGCTTGAGGGCGGCCAGCTCGGCCGCTTCGATCTGATCCGGTTCGATCTGCCCGGCAAGTCGGTTGGCTATCATCGCGGCGCCCGTCCGCTTCTCTTCAACGGCATGACCTACCAGCCCAACAAGTGGCTGGAGATGGGCGAGCTGTCGGGCGAGCTGGGCGTCGCGGTTACAGCGCGCACCATCGTTTTCTCCGGCGTTCCGACAGAGAATGCGGACGACGCGATTGCGGCGCTGGAAAGCTACGACTACACGAACGCACCTGTGATCATCTCGCATCTGGCCGTCGACATCGAAAGCGGCGAGGTGCTCGGCCTTCTCGCGTCCTCGATCTATGAGATCAACGAGGTCAGCTACGAACAGGGGGCTGCCGGGGCCGACGGCGCGCGCAGCCTGACGGTCTCGATCGAGCTGGAGCCACCCGGGCGTTCGGCACGCGGGCAGACGAGCGTGAAGCGCAGTCCAGCCGAACAGCAGTTCGACAACGATCCGAACGATACGTCGCTCGAATATGTCGCCACCAGCACGCGCTGGCCGGAGCGCTGGGGGCAGCAGGGTGGCTAG
- a CDS encoding HK97 family phage prohead protease yields MDKKTAPVLEIKSLKDSGEFEGYGSTFGGEPDAYGDVIAVGAYAESLAVHQAKGTMPKLFWQHNSDEPIGKWLNAKEDDHGLLMNGKLNMDVQRGREAHALLKAGDIDGLSIGYRIKEYSVDTDTGVWTLEKLDLVEVSIVSVGANENAIVQSVKAAKAAHDLFEKLKAGDRLTEREFETWLKGLGLSNSQAERAVRLHLKGQGDPADTADDGVAFLRALAG; encoded by the coding sequence ATGGACAAGAAGACAGCACCCGTTCTTGAGATCAAATCGCTCAAGGATAGCGGCGAATTTGAGGGCTATGGCAGCACCTTCGGGGGCGAGCCCGATGCTTATGGCGACGTCATCGCCGTGGGTGCCTATGCCGAAAGTCTGGCGGTGCACCAGGCGAAGGGCACGATGCCGAAGCTCTTCTGGCAGCACAATTCCGATGAGCCGATCGGCAAGTGGCTGAACGCCAAGGAAGACGATCATGGTCTTCTGATGAACGGCAAGCTCAACATGGACGTGCAGCGCGGCCGGGAGGCTCATGCGCTGTTGAAGGCCGGTGATATCGACGGATTGTCGATCGGCTACCGAATCAAAGAATACAGCGTCGACACCGATACCGGTGTCTGGACACTCGAAAAGCTTGATCTGGTCGAGGTCAGCATCGTTTCCGTCGGCGCCAACGAGAATGCCATCGTGCAGAGCGTCAAGGCCGCCAAGGCGGCGCATGACCTTTTCGAAAAATTGAAGGCCGGGGACCGGCTGACAGAGCGAGAATTTGAGACCTGGCTCAAGGGATTGGGCTTGTCGAATTCTCAGGCGGAGCGTGCCGTGCGCCTCCACCTCAAAGGGCAGGGGGATCCTGCCGACACGGCTGATGATGGCGTCGCATTCCTGCGAGCCCTAGCGGGCTAA
- a CDS encoding DUF6950 family protein: protein MASRFEIVSKTVRPLLAEPYAYGTADCFITALAVADALGGTEIAKIYRGRYRTKTGAGRLLRRLGHSSLVTLVDTHFQRCAPAEARVGDIAIVLAEDGEHLAVCAGQAFIVKTERGRRDFPVSTCIAAYRAG, encoded by the coding sequence GTGGCTAGCCGGTTCGAGATCGTCAGCAAGACGGTGCGGCCGCTCCTGGCGGAGCCCTACGCCTACGGGACGGCCGATTGCTTCATCACGGCACTGGCCGTGGCCGATGCCCTCGGCGGAACCGAGATCGCAAAGATTTATCGCGGCCGCTACCGGACGAAGACGGGGGCAGGGCGGCTGCTCAGGCGCCTGGGGCATTCGAGCCTGGTGACCCTCGTCGACACGCACTTCCAGCGCTGCGCGCCGGCCGAAGCGCGCGTCGGCGACATCGCTATCGTGCTGGCGGAGGATGGCGAGCATCTCGCCGTCTGCGCCGGCCAGGCCTTTATCGTGAAGACCGAACGCGGCCGCCGGGACTTCCCGGTCTCGACCTGCATCGCCGCCTACCGGGCCGGCTGA
- a CDS encoding tape measure protein, translating into MATDLERLVVQLSADIKSYERAMARAQGVTNREFNAIERRARKLNSNLNGIAVRTAQSFIAPLAGIGAALGTQQIAAYADEWTEAGNKIRAAATAAGVQTRSLNQLKDDANDARAELSSYVDLYARLIRSASGVAKSEQEIAAATNIVAKAFKAGGASASEQAAGILQLGQALGSGVLQGDELRSLRENAPILAQAIATEFGVTIAQLKDLGAEGELVSSRVFRAIINAQGQIEGQFKQTNATIRDAITEVNNEFLAYIGNADESAGASARLVEALQMLADNFEGVADTVVTFAGILIGALTGRALVGVVAGLGNAVVALGAFMTAIRAGTAATLTFRAALGPIGLIAGAAAAAVLLLGDNFGTAENAAASFKAAIDDNDAALSAARSSSEGFSAALRDQIAMQLEAAKAALTEADAQYAAAKARAAAFATATGLKFTPLEYASESALEQAKALDVAVQALELQLAEIDERGVTPTSGGFGNGTGGSTSTYSGSSKRETNAFQREIEQIRERRDAILSETKAMRALNPLIDDYGFTLEYARAKQELLAAAKRENLQITPVLAGTIEGLAASYAAASAEANRLAESQDEARRRAEEMNQLGKDVLGGFISDMQRGVTATEALANALDKIASKLLDSGLEALFGTGGGSGGGLLSSILGGFGGGGRTFQSTTTYGQFIGAIPRRAAGGPVQKGRPYIVGEKREELFVPDQSGRILPSVPQMPDLRALAGSAKSERPSPAQVNVEVFVTDDGTLGAIARQAGGEAADVRIRQYDGARKKLYQAGGDFG; encoded by the coding sequence ATGGCAACAGACCTTGAACGACTTGTCGTGCAGCTTTCGGCCGACATCAAGTCCTATGAGCGGGCAATGGCTCGGGCGCAGGGCGTGACCAACCGAGAATTTAACGCGATCGAGCGGCGAGCCCGGAAGCTCAACAGCAATCTCAACGGCATCGCCGTGCGGACAGCTCAATCGTTCATCGCGCCGCTTGCCGGGATCGGGGCGGCGCTTGGGACGCAACAGATCGCCGCCTATGCCGATGAGTGGACCGAGGCCGGGAACAAGATCCGTGCTGCAGCAACGGCTGCCGGCGTACAAACACGCTCGCTCAACCAGCTGAAGGACGATGCGAACGATGCCCGCGCGGAGCTTTCATCCTATGTCGATCTCTACGCGCGGCTGATCCGCTCGGCCTCCGGCGTCGCCAAGAGCGAGCAGGAGATCGCCGCTGCGACCAATATCGTCGCCAAGGCTTTCAAAGCCGGTGGCGCCTCGGCGAGCGAGCAGGCTGCCGGCATTCTGCAACTTGGCCAAGCTCTGGGATCAGGTGTGCTGCAGGGCGACGAGCTGCGCTCGTTGCGTGAGAATGCGCCGATCCTCGCTCAGGCGATCGCGACCGAGTTCGGCGTCACCATTGCGCAGCTCAAGGATCTCGGGGCGGAGGGCGAACTGGTTTCGTCACGGGTCTTCCGGGCGATCATCAACGCGCAGGGTCAGATCGAAGGTCAGTTCAAGCAGACGAACGCCACGATCCGCGACGCCATTACCGAGGTGAACAACGAGTTCCTCGCCTATATCGGCAATGCCGACGAGAGCGCGGGGGCCTCCGCCCGGCTTGTCGAAGCCTTGCAGATGCTCGCCGACAATTTCGAGGGTGTTGCGGACACTGTCGTCACATTTGCCGGCATCCTGATCGGCGCGCTCACCGGACGGGCGCTGGTCGGTGTCGTCGCGGGCCTGGGAAACGCCGTCGTTGCACTGGGCGCCTTCATGACCGCTATTCGGGCCGGGACGGCAGCAACGCTTACTTTCCGCGCTGCCCTCGGTCCGATCGGGTTGATTGCCGGTGCGGCCGCCGCTGCTGTTCTTCTACTCGGCGACAATTTCGGCACGGCCGAGAATGCCGCTGCCAGCTTCAAGGCTGCGATTGACGACAATGATGCGGCATTGTCCGCGGCGCGATCCTCCAGCGAGGGCTTCAGCGCAGCGCTGCGCGATCAGATCGCAATGCAGTTGGAGGCGGCCAAGGCGGCTCTCACGGAAGCTGATGCGCAATACGCCGCTGCTAAGGCCAGAGCTGCCGCGTTTGCTACGGCAACGGGGTTGAAGTTTACCCCGCTGGAATACGCTTCCGAATCCGCATTGGAGCAGGCGAAAGCATTGGACGTCGCAGTGCAGGCGCTTGAGCTTCAACTTGCCGAGATCGACGAACGCGGCGTCACTCCTACGTCTGGCGGCTTCGGCAACGGTACGGGGGGCTCAACAAGCACCTACAGCGGATCGAGCAAGCGCGAAACCAACGCCTTCCAGCGCGAGATTGAACAGATCCGTGAGCGCCGAGACGCCATCTTGTCGGAAACCAAGGCGATGCGCGCCCTCAATCCGCTGATCGACGATTATGGCTTCACGCTGGAATATGCCCGGGCGAAGCAAGAGCTGCTGGCCGCGGCGAAGCGTGAAAACCTCCAGATCACGCCGGTGCTGGCCGGGACGATCGAAGGGCTTGCCGCAAGCTATGCCGCGGCGTCAGCCGAAGCGAACCGGCTGGCCGAAAGCCAGGATGAGGCGCGTCGTCGTGCGGAGGAAATGAACCAGCTCGGCAAGGATGTGCTTGGCGGGTTCATTTCCGACATGCAGCGCGGCGTGACGGCCACGGAAGCGCTGGCCAATGCTCTCGACAAGATTGCCTCCAAACTTCTGGATTCGGGCCTCGAAGCGCTCTTCGGTACGGGTGGAGGTTCGGGCGGCGGGCTGCTCTCCAGTATTCTCGGCGGCTTTGGCGGCGGGGGACGGACGTTTCAATCGACGACGACCTATGGCCAGTTCATCGGCGCGATCCCGCGCCGTGCCGCCGGCGGCCCTGTTCAGAAGGGTCGACCCTACATCGTCGGCGAGAAGCGCGAAGAACTGTTCGTGCCCGATCAGAGCGGCAGGATCCTGCCCTCTGTTCCACAGATGCCGGATCTGCGCGCGTTGGCAGGCTCCGCCAAGAGCGAGCGGCCCTCACCGGCGCAGGTGAATGTCGAAGTCTTCGTCACGGATGACGGCACGCTCGGTGCGATCGCGCGGCAGGCCGGCGGCGAAGCGGCCGATGTGCGCATTCGACAGTATGACGGGGCGCGCAAGAAGCTTTACCAGGCCGGCGGGGATTTCGGCTGA